Proteins found in one Cellulomonas palmilytica genomic segment:
- a CDS encoding nucleoside deaminase, translating to MGVALDEARRAVATGDVPVGAVVVDTHGTVVGRGRNVREADADPTGHAEVQALRAAAETLGRWRLDDCTLVVTLEPCLMCAGATVLARIPRLVLGAWDPKAGACGSQWDVVRDRRLNHRVEVIGGVREQECGALLRHFFELHREA from the coding sequence ATGGGCGTCGCGCTCGACGAGGCGCGGCGCGCGGTCGCGACCGGTGACGTCCCCGTGGGGGCGGTCGTCGTCGACACCCACGGCACGGTCGTCGGGCGTGGACGCAACGTGCGTGAGGCCGACGCCGACCCGACCGGGCACGCGGAGGTCCAGGCGCTGCGCGCGGCGGCCGAGACGCTCGGGCGGTGGCGCCTCGACGACTGCACCCTCGTCGTGACCCTCGAACCGTGCCTGATGTGCGCGGGCGCGACGGTGCTCGCGCGCATCCCGCGGCTCGTCCTCGGCGCATGGGACCCCAAGGCGGGCGCGTGCGGCTCGCAGTGGGACGTGGTGCGCGACCGCCGGCTCAACCACCGGGTCGAGGTGATCGGCGGCGTGCGCGAGCAGGAGTGCGGCGCGCTGCTGCGGCACTTCTTCGAGCTGCACCGCGAGGCCTGA
- the upp gene encoding uracil phosphoribosyltransferase, protein MRLHVADHPLVAHKLAVLRDEKTESPTFRLLVDELVTLLAYEATRDVRTEQVEITTPVATTLGTKLASPRPLVVPILRAGLGMLDGMTRLLPSAEVGFLGMQRDEETLEAITYANRLPEDLSGRQCFLLDPMLATGGTLVAAIDYLLQRGARDVTAVCLIAAPEGVKVVEDFVGDRADVQVVVAAVDERLNEKAYIVPGLGDAGDRLYGVV, encoded by the coding sequence ATGCGCCTGCACGTCGCCGACCACCCCCTCGTCGCCCACAAGCTCGCCGTCCTGCGCGACGAGAAGACGGAGTCGCCGACGTTCCGGCTGCTCGTCGACGAGCTCGTCACGCTCCTCGCCTACGAGGCGACGCGCGACGTGCGCACCGAGCAGGTCGAGATCACGACGCCCGTCGCGACGACCCTGGGCACCAAGCTCGCGTCGCCGCGCCCGCTGGTCGTGCCGATCCTGCGCGCGGGGCTCGGGATGCTCGACGGCATGACGCGCCTGCTGCCGTCGGCCGAGGTCGGGTTCCTCGGGATGCAGCGCGACGAGGAGACGCTCGAGGCGATCACGTACGCCAACCGGCTCCCGGAGGACCTCTCGGGTCGCCAGTGCTTCCTGCTCGACCCGATGCTCGCCACGGGCGGCACGCTCGTCGCGGCCATCGACTACCTGCTGCAGCGCGGCGCGCGTGACGTCACCGCGGTCTGCCTGATCGCGGCGCCCGAGGGCGTCAAGGTCGTCGAGGACTTCGTGGGCGACCGCGCGGACGTGCAGGTCGTCGTGGCGGCGGTCGACGAGCGACTGAACGAGAAGGCGTACATCGTCCCTGGCCTGGGCGACGCGGGCGATCGTCTGTACGGCGTCGTCTGA
- a CDS encoding NAD(P)H-binding protein yields MRVVVAGGHGKVARHLSRALSARGDVPVALIRSLDQVDAVTSDGAEAVVLDLERCNVEDVAGAIAGADAVVFAAGAGPGSGARRKDTVDRAAAVLLADAAEQAGVRRYVLVSSMGVDERAPEGADDVFAAYLHAKAASEQDLRGRDLDWTILRPGRLTDDEPTGHVQLEQDVERGSVPRADVAAVLAALLATPESAGLTLELVSGVVPVEAAVVAATERTD; encoded by the coding sequence ATGCGTGTGGTGGTGGCCGGCGGCCACGGGAAGGTCGCCCGGCACCTGTCCCGGGCGCTGTCCGCGCGCGGTGACGTGCCCGTCGCGCTGATCCGGTCCCTCGACCAGGTGGACGCCGTCACGAGCGACGGCGCCGAGGCGGTGGTCCTGGACCTGGAGCGCTGCAACGTCGAGGACGTCGCGGGTGCGATCGCGGGCGCGGACGCCGTGGTGTTCGCGGCGGGGGCGGGACCGGGCAGCGGTGCGCGGCGCAAGGACACCGTCGACCGTGCGGCGGCGGTGCTGCTCGCGGACGCGGCGGAGCAGGCGGGCGTGCGGCGGTACGTGCTGGTGTCGTCGATGGGCGTCGACGAGCGCGCGCCCGAGGGCGCGGACGACGTGTTCGCGGCCTACCTGCACGCGAAGGCGGCGAGCGAGCAGGACCTGCGCGGCCGTGACCTGGACTGGACGATCCTGCGGCCGGGGCGCCTGACGGACGACGAGCCGACGGGGCACGTGCAGCTCGAGCAGGACGTGGAGCGTGGGAGCGTGCCGCGCGCGGACGTGGCCGCGGTGCTCGCGGCGCTGCTGGCGACACCCGAGTCGGCGGGGCTCACGCTCGAGCTCGTGTCGGGCGTGGTGCCGGTGGAGGCGGCGGTGGTCGCCGCGACCGAGCGCACGGACTGA
- a CDS encoding sigma-70 family RNA polymerase sigma factor yields the protein MPRASRDEVEVEAQAAVVRSDAELISAVRAGDESGFAALYERHAAAAAVVARQYTDSAADADDVVADAFTAVYSALRNGNGPDEAFRAYLFTVVRRTAGVRREGARRVQPTDDLATLEAGTALAGTAEEPALEGFERGVVARAFHSLPERWQAVLWHTEVEGLPPAEIAPALGLTANGVAALAYRAREGLRQAYLQQHLRDPLDEGCRAVAGSLGAYVRGGLGTRESTKVATHLEDCDECRALVLELGDVNHGLRAVVAPLVLGLAGLGALAHTLPLGAAAAGAAGAAGAAGAGAAAGTGAAGSGHLAELEGGAGAGAAGGGVAALTGGGAAAGAGGVAAFLASVPAAVVATVAGAVAVAAVAAAVVLGLGADPKVLEAEPPVATATATPTEAEPTTSASAGPTDEPTPTSSSDPTEPADPGVPLPPGVFPDEPAPGLTTDPTPDPTGEPTSEPTAEPTSEPSTGPTTEPSPEPEEPTPPPRAPEVVVALPAGGLVLAAGVGPQDLAITLRNTGGRPATDLSADLLLPEGVSLEGVREVAAAAPVRSTGPAVAGAVATGGSATVAALRDSVQALSQATAQDAAQADWTCRGAQTRRASCELPSLAAGGAARLVVRVVVDEAFDADDAQIELVVTGVDVDYRPPPLAVHVTPSPARLAVASAQESLALVAGRVRDVTFDLRNAGRSAGDRARAELVLPDGLTWTGSVASPGWACEPGATVVCTRDGLPGRGQVPLTVGLRATRDATAAPVEVLLSPAPASSARSGVPVTLQEPATLALTAEPTALTVAGGHTSVTDVAVRNTGDLPADAVTLDVTLPQGLTWGGQFDGWSCAVDGPRVRCTGPGLAADESVTVGLPLVAEPGAVGALGAVVVAASADDADGASTTVEVRGRAPGLEVRSADVVLQSGDLGQLAFGVLVTDDDELAADAAQVLLRATLPGNLVVHETGGVTVPDECTVDPKGRTVECTWPVLGAGETGEVLLPVRSTYSATGTVKLSATAVGLDEPVTGTAAVPGRSGGLAQRFTTTTGGWDVTEAGAAVLSCDPGRKECQEALSGKRDNNSQEMKPVDQAPPSGPRATVPVSSSTTVLVPQGREIAFAGLYWSAVRGSGDGWSAPVERALVRGPGGAYAPVHGESTRRTDGQYREYYSTFADVTDLVRARGGGTWSLADMAVSTTRKDSDPTYYGGWSLVVVYSAPGDARVTVYDGSLWVGTAAEPAAFRFAAPAGSKARVGVVGWEGDRTLSGDRLRLGGLCTAATTDLTPLRYDGTPGSAENAFDSSAVGWSHASSLGIDAKGFAPATLPCEVSSLTPSTSGDQYLVGAITLRTENVG from the coding sequence GTGCCACGAGCAAGCCGGGACGAGGTCGAGGTGGAGGCGCAGGCGGCTGTCGTGCGCAGCGACGCGGAGCTCATCTCCGCGGTGCGCGCAGGCGACGAGTCGGGCTTCGCCGCGCTCTACGAACGTCACGCGGCCGCCGCGGCCGTCGTCGCGCGGCAGTACACGGACAGCGCCGCGGACGCCGACGACGTCGTCGCGGACGCGTTCACCGCCGTCTACTCCGCGCTGCGCAACGGCAACGGTCCCGACGAGGCGTTCCGGGCCTACCTGTTCACGGTCGTCCGGCGCACCGCGGGCGTGCGGCGCGAGGGCGCGCGGCGCGTGCAGCCGACCGACGACCTCGCGACCCTCGAGGCCGGGACGGCGCTCGCGGGCACCGCGGAGGAGCCCGCGCTCGAGGGCTTCGAGCGCGGCGTCGTCGCTCGCGCCTTCCACTCCCTGCCCGAGCGGTGGCAGGCCGTGCTGTGGCACACCGAGGTCGAGGGCCTGCCGCCCGCCGAGATCGCCCCCGCGCTCGGGCTGACCGCCAACGGCGTCGCGGCGCTCGCGTACCGCGCGCGCGAGGGCCTGCGGCAGGCCTACCTGCAGCAGCACCTGCGCGACCCGCTCGACGAGGGGTGCCGCGCGGTGGCCGGCTCGCTCGGCGCGTACGTGCGCGGCGGGCTGGGCACGCGCGAGAGCACCAAGGTCGCCACGCACCTCGAGGACTGCGACGAGTGCCGCGCGCTCGTCCTCGAGCTCGGGGACGTCAACCACGGGCTGCGCGCGGTCGTCGCGCCCCTCGTGCTCGGCCTCGCGGGGCTCGGGGCGCTGGCGCACACGCTGCCGCTGGGTGCGGCCGCCGCCGGGGCGGCCGGTGCGGCCGGTGCCGCGGGTGCCGGAGCCGCCGCGGGTACGGGTGCCGCCGGGTCCGGTCACCTCGCCGAGCTCGAGGGCGGCGCCGGAGCCGGCGCCGCCGGCGGCGGTGTCGCGGCGCTCACCGGTGGTGGTGCGGCCGCCGGCGCAGGCGGGGTCGCGGCGTTCCTCGCGAGCGTGCCCGCGGCCGTCGTCGCGACCGTCGCGGGTGCCGTCGCCGTCGCCGCAGTGGCCGCAGCCGTGGTGCTCGGCCTGGGTGCCGACCCCAAGGTGCTCGAGGCGGAGCCTCCCGTCGCGACCGCCACCGCCACGCCGACCGAGGCCGAGCCGACGACCAGCGCGTCCGCCGGCCCGACCGACGAGCCGACGCCGACCTCGTCGTCCGACCCGACCGAGCCCGCCGACCCCGGCGTGCCGCTGCCGCCCGGGGTCTTCCCCGACGAGCCCGCGCCCGGGCTCACGACCGACCCGACACCCGACCCGACGGGCGAGCCCACGTCGGAGCCGACCGCCGAGCCGACGAGCGAGCCGTCCACCGGGCCGACCACCGAGCCGTCGCCCGAGCCCGAGGAGCCCACGCCGCCGCCGCGCGCACCCGAGGTGGTCGTCGCGCTGCCCGCGGGCGGGCTCGTGCTCGCCGCGGGCGTCGGTCCGCAGGACCTCGCGATCACGCTGCGCAACACCGGCGGCCGTCCCGCGACCGACCTGAGCGCCGACCTGCTCCTGCCCGAGGGGGTGTCCCTGGAGGGCGTGCGCGAGGTCGCCGCCGCGGCACCGGTCCGGTCCACGGGCCCTGCGGTCGCCGGTGCTGTGGCCACGGGCGGCAGCGCCACGGTCGCGGCGCTGCGCGACAGCGTCCAGGCCCTGTCGCAGGCCACGGCCCAGGACGCCGCGCAGGCCGACTGGACGTGCCGCGGCGCGCAGACGCGCCGCGCGAGCTGCGAGCTGCCGTCGCTCGCCGCGGGCGGGGCCGCGCGGCTCGTCGTGCGCGTGGTCGTCGACGAGGCGTTCGACGCCGACGACGCGCAGATCGAGCTCGTCGTGACGGGCGTCGACGTCGACTACCGGCCGCCGCCGCTCGCGGTGCACGTGACGCCCAGCCCCGCGCGTCTCGCGGTCGCGTCCGCGCAGGAGTCGCTCGCGCTCGTCGCGGGCCGGGTGCGGGACGTGACGTTCGACCTGCGCAACGCGGGCCGCTCCGCGGGCGACCGGGCGCGCGCCGAGCTCGTGCTGCCGGACGGCCTCACGTGGACCGGGTCGGTCGCGTCCCCGGGGTGGGCCTGCGAGCCGGGCGCGACCGTGGTGTGCACGCGCGACGGGCTGCCGGGCCGCGGGCAGGTGCCGCTGACCGTCGGTCTGCGCGCGACACGTGACGCCACCGCCGCTCCCGTCGAGGTGCTGCTGAGTCCCGCGCCCGCGTCGTCGGCCCGCTCGGGGGTCCCCGTCACGCTGCAGGAACCCGCGACCCTCGCCCTCACGGCCGAGCCGACGGCGCTGACCGTGGCAGGCGGCCACACGAGCGTCACCGACGTCGCCGTGCGGAACACCGGCGACCTGCCGGCCGACGCGGTCACCCTCGACGTGACGCTGCCGCAGGGCCTCACCTGGGGCGGGCAGTTCGACGGCTGGAGCTGCGCCGTCGACGGGCCGCGCGTGCGGTGCACCGGCCCGGGCCTCGCCGCGGACGAGAGCGTGACCGTCGGGCTGCCGCTCGTCGCCGAGCCCGGAGCCGTGGGCGCGCTCGGCGCGGTCGTCGTCGCCGCGTCCGCCGACGACGCCGACGGCGCGAGCACGACGGTCGAGGTGCGGGGCCGGGCACCGGGACTCGAGGTGCGTTCCGCGGACGTCGTGCTGCAGTCCGGCGACCTCGGGCAGCTCGCGTTCGGCGTGCTCGTGACCGACGACGACGAGCTCGCGGCCGACGCGGCGCAGGTCCTCCTGCGCGCGACCCTGCCGGGCAACCTCGTCGTGCACGAGACCGGTGGCGTGACCGTGCCCGACGAGTGCACGGTCGACCCGAAGGGGCGCACGGTCGAGTGCACCTGGCCCGTGCTCGGGGCGGGCGAGACGGGCGAGGTCCTGCTCCCGGTGCGCTCGACGTACTCCGCGACCGGGACGGTGAAGCTCTCGGCGACCGCCGTCGGTCTCGACGAGCCGGTGACCGGGACCGCCGCCGTGCCCGGTCGGTCCGGCGGGCTCGCGCAGCGCTTCACGACGACGACCGGCGGATGGGACGTGACCGAGGCCGGTGCCGCGGTGCTCTCGTGCGACCCGGGACGCAAGGAGTGCCAGGAGGCGCTCAGCGGCAAGCGGGACAACAACTCGCAGGAGATGAAGCCCGTCGACCAGGCGCCGCCGAGCGGGCCGCGCGCCACGGTCCCGGTCTCGTCGAGCACCACGGTGCTCGTCCCCCAGGGGCGCGAGATCGCGTTCGCCGGGCTGTACTGGTCCGCCGTGCGCGGCAGCGGCGACGGATGGAGCGCACCGGTCGAGCGCGCGCTCGTGCGCGGCCCGGGCGGCGCGTACGCCCCCGTCCACGGCGAGAGCACCCGGCGCACCGACGGGCAGTACCGCGAGTACTACTCGACGTTCGCCGACGTCACCGACCTCGTGCGCGCGCGAGGCGGCGGGACGTGGTCCCTCGCCGACATGGCCGTGAGCACGACGCGCAAGGACTCGGACCCGACCTACTACGGCGGCTGGTCGCTCGTCGTCGTGTACTCCGCGCCGGGCGACGCCCGCGTGACCGTCTACGACGGGTCGCTGTGGGTCGGCACGGCCGCGGAGCCCGCCGCGTTCCGGTTCGCCGCGCCTGCCGGTTCGAAGGCGCGGGTCGGCGTCGTCGGGTGGGAGGGCGACCGGACGCTCAGCGGCGACCGGCTGCGCCTCGGCGGCCTGTGCACCGCGGCGACCACCGACCTCACGCCGCTGCGGTACGACGGCACGCCCGGCAGCGCCGAGAACGCGTTCGACTCGTCAGCGGTCGGCTGGTCGCACGCGTCGTCGCTCGGCATCGACGCCAAGGGTTTCGCCCCCGCGACGCTCCCGTGCGAGGTCTCCTCGCTCACGCCCAGCACCAGCGGCGACCAGTACCTCGTCGGCGCTATCACGCTGCGCACCGAGAACGTCGGTTAG